Within Desulfobacterales bacterium, the genomic segment AGGCGGAGGCCTGAGGACGGAAAACATGCGGCAGTTAGAGAGTACGGTTATTACCGCGGCGGTTAAGAAGCTGGCCATGGAGGCGGGTTTTCACCTGGAACCGGATATCCTCGACGCCCTGGTGGCGGCCCGGGACCGGGAGACTTCACCGCTGGCCAGGGACGCCCTGGAGGTCCTGATCCTCAATGCTGATATTGCTTCCCGCGAGCAGATCCCGGTCTGCCAGGATACCGGCGTGGCAGTGGTCTTTGTCCGGCTCGGCCAGGAGGTCCGGGTGCGGGGCGATCTCGGCGCCGCGATCCAGGAAGGGGTGCGGGCCGGGTATGAGGAGGGTTATCTGCGCAAATCGGTGTGCGACCCGATGACCCGGCAAAACACCAATACAAACATCCCGGCGGTGATTCATTACGAGATCGTGGCCGGTGATACGCTCTGGATCGGTTTTCTGCCCAAGGGCTGCGGCAGCGAAAAC encodes:
- a CDS encoding fumarate hydratase, which codes for MRQLESTVITAAVKKLAMEAGFHLEPDILDALVAARDRETSPLARDALEVLILNADIASREQIPVCQDTGVAVVFVRLGQEVRVRGDLGAAIQEGVRAGYEEGYLRKSVCDPMTRQNTNTNIPAVIHYEIVAGDTLWIGFLPKGCGSENMSGLVMLPPSAGLEGVVDYVVERVKAAGSNPCPPVLVGVGMGGTFEMAALLAKKSLLRPLGRANPRTEVAELEQEILARINREGQGVQGWGGNNTALAVHMDTYPTHIASLPVAVNIQCHAHRHKEIEL